A region from the Pseudomonas sp. KU26590 genome encodes:
- a CDS encoding metal ABC transporter permease, translating into MTLYSLLIQPFVDFGFMRRALVACLALGIGSGPVGVLLMLRRMSLVGDAMSHAVLPGAAVGFLFAGLSLPAMGFGGLIAGLAVALLSGLVSRYTSLREDASFASFYLTSLAAGVLIVSLHGSNVDLLHVLFGTILAIDDQAIFMVGGIASFTLILLALIYRPLILECFDPGFLRAVGGRGSLYHVLFLLLVVLNLVAGFQALGTLMAVGMMMLPATVARFWARSLTGMIVISTVVATLSGFIGLIVSYHASVASGPAIVLTASAFYGFSLFFGRSGFVRRLFPRVHLSG; encoded by the coding sequence GTGACGCTCTATAGCCTGTTGATCCAGCCCTTCGTCGATTTCGGTTTCATGCGCCGCGCCCTGGTGGCGTGCCTGGCGCTGGGCATCGGCTCCGGCCCGGTCGGCGTGCTGCTGATGCTGCGGCGCATGAGTCTGGTGGGCGACGCCATGAGCCACGCGGTATTACCGGGTGCCGCCGTGGGTTTTCTGTTCGCCGGATTGTCGCTCCCGGCGATGGGCTTCGGCGGCCTGATCGCAGGTCTCGCGGTCGCATTGCTGTCGGGGTTGGTGAGCCGTTACACATCACTGCGTGAAGACGCCAGCTTCGCCAGCTTTTACCTGACGTCTCTGGCGGCCGGCGTGCTGATCGTGTCCCTGCACGGCTCCAACGTGGATCTGCTTCACGTGCTGTTCGGCACCATCCTGGCGATCGACGATCAGGCGATTTTCATGGTGGGCGGCATCGCGTCGTTCACCTTGATTCTGCTCGCGCTGATCTACCGTCCGTTGATCCTCGAATGCTTCGACCCGGGTTTCCTGCGCGCGGTGGGCGGTCGCGGGTCTCTGTATCACGTGCTGTTTCTGCTGCTGGTGGTGCTCAATCTGGTGGCGGGGTTTCAAGCGCTGGGCACGCTGATGGCCGTCGGCATGATGATGCTGCCCGCCACGGTCGCGCGGTTCTGGGCGCGCTCGCTCACCGGCATGATCGTGATTTCGACCGTGGTGGCCACGCTCTCGGGCTTCATCGGCCTGATCGTCTCCTACCACGCCAGCGTCGCCTCCGGCCCGGCCATCGTGCTCACCGCCAGCGCCTTTTACGGGTTCTCACTGTTCTTTGGACGCAGCGGTTTTGTACGCCGGCTGTTCCCGAGGGTTCATCTGTCCGGCTGA
- the aztA gene encoding zinc ABC transporter ATP-binding protein AztA, producing MSAAIDLHDLTLTYERRPAVHHANGRFAAGSLTAIVGPNGAGKSTLIKAIAGTLKPAVGRVERNQLATRHIGYLPQAAEIDRSFPLSVADTVMMGAWRSIGAFRGATRKHAEQAQDALGAVGLAGFEQRSISSLSSGQFQRVLFARLLLQDASVILLDEPFTAIDARTTRDLLQLIRTWHGQGRTVIAVLHDIEQVRQHFPSTLLLAREIIAWGDTADILNDDNLRRAKNMAEHWNPDAQPCDADAEQTL from the coding sequence ATGAGTGCCGCCATCGACCTCCACGACCTGACACTGACCTACGAACGCCGGCCAGCGGTGCATCACGCGAACGGCCGTTTCGCCGCAGGCAGCCTGACGGCGATCGTCGGCCCCAACGGCGCCGGTAAATCCACGCTGATCAAAGCCATCGCCGGTACGCTCAAACCCGCTGTCGGGCGCGTCGAGCGCAACCAGTTGGCGACGCGGCACATCGGCTATCTGCCGCAAGCTGCCGAGATCGACCGCAGCTTTCCGCTCAGCGTGGCCGACACGGTGATGATGGGGGCATGGCGCAGCATCGGCGCGTTCCGGGGCGCTACACGAAAGCACGCTGAACAGGCCCAGGACGCGCTGGGAGCTGTGGGTCTGGCTGGATTCGAGCAACGCAGCATCAGCTCGTTGTCGTCCGGTCAGTTTCAGCGCGTGCTGTTTGCCCGACTGTTATTGCAGGACGCTTCGGTGATTTTGCTCGACGAGCCGTTTACGGCCATCGACGCACGCACCACGCGGGACTTGCTGCAGTTGATCCGCACCTGGCATGGCCAGGGCCGCACCGTCATTGCGGTGCTGCATGACATCGAGCAAGTGCGTCAGCATTTTCCGAGCACGCTGTTGCTGGCCCGGGAAATCATTGCGTGGGGCGACACCGCCGACATTCTCAACGACGACAACCTGCGCCGCGCCAAGAACATGGCCGAGCACTGGAACCCTGACGCGCAACCGTGCGACGCCGATGCGGAGCAGACGCTGTGA
- a CDS encoding flavin reductase family protein gives MTASHRRPVPLAKCYRLLNHGPTVLISAAHDGQRNIMAAAWAMPLDFQPPKVTVVLDKSVWTRQLLESSGTFVINVPTLSQIDIVETVGSTSGLDISQEQGLDKFKAYGLETFAGSHVEAPLLEGCAGWLECRLIPEPHNQSAHDLFIGEVVAAWADERVFSEGHWHFEGHDALRTLHHVAGGHFLVIGDGADGKVLQRSAD, from the coding sequence ATGACGGCTTCTCACCGGCGTCCCGTACCCCTCGCCAAATGCTATCGCCTGCTCAACCACGGCCCGACCGTCTTGATCAGCGCCGCTCACGACGGGCAGCGCAACATCATGGCGGCAGCGTGGGCGATGCCGCTGGACTTCCAACCGCCGAAAGTCACCGTCGTGCTGGATAAGTCGGTGTGGACGCGGCAGTTGCTCGAAAGCTCCGGGACGTTCGTGATCAACGTGCCGACCCTCAGCCAGATCGATATCGTCGAAACGGTCGGCTCGACCTCAGGGCTGGACATCTCCCAAGAGCAGGGCCTGGATAAATTCAAAGCGTATGGGCTGGAGACTTTCGCGGGCTCCCACGTTGAGGCGCCGTTACTGGAAGGCTGTGCGGGCTGGCTGGAGTGCCGTTTGATTCCCGAGCCGCACAACCAGAGCGCGCACGATCTGTTCATCGGCGAAGTGGTCGCAGCGTGGGCGGATGAGCGCGTGTTTTCCGAAGGGCACTGGCATTTCGAGGGCCATGACGCGCTGCGCACCCTTCACCATGTGGCGGGCGGGCATTTTCTGGTGATTGGCGATGGGGCGGATGGCAAGGTGCTGCAGCGATCGGCTGACTGA
- a CDS encoding aldehyde dehydrogenase (NADP(+)), with the protein MQILGETIIGQRAVRGQAGEVFALAAATGEPLTPSFGASTLDDVNAACELAEASFDRYRQLSDDQRASFLEAIAQGLLDLGDVLTERVHVESGLPKPRLEGERMRTVNQLKLFASLLRDGRWHGAVVDTALPERQPLPRADLRLRRIGLGPVAVFGASNFPLAFSVAGGDTASALAAGCPVIVKAHPAHLGTSELVGRVIQKAARDTGMPEGVFSLLIDKDIAVGQALVSHPLIQAVGFTGSRRGGLALVSAAQARPVPIPVYAEMSSINPVFLLPAALLARAETIAKGFVESLVMGAGQFCTNPGILLALESDALETFVSASAKALSEKLPTTMLTPNIHGAYCNGLNNLHSAQGVTLVAEGQEAEGSFQARPAFFRTDSATFLANPALEDENFGPSALLIVCTDVADLQRVAASFDGQLTVTLQFDDGDEATAQSLLPILERKAGRILFNDFPTGVEVSYSMVHGGPFPATSDSRSTSVGATAIDRFLRPVCYQNVPDSLLPPALKASNPLKTWRLVNGELSKD; encoded by the coding sequence ATGCAGATTCTTGGTGAAACGATCATCGGACAACGCGCTGTGCGGGGCCAGGCAGGAGAGGTGTTCGCCCTCGCCGCCGCCACGGGCGAACCCCTTACACCGTCGTTTGGCGCCAGCACGCTGGATGACGTCAACGCGGCGTGCGAACTGGCCGAAGCGTCATTCGACCGTTATCGGCAACTGAGTGACGACCAACGCGCCAGCTTCCTTGAAGCCATCGCCCAAGGTCTTCTGGATCTGGGCGATGTGCTGACCGAGCGTGTCCATGTCGAAAGCGGCCTGCCCAAGCCACGCCTTGAAGGCGAGCGGATGCGCACGGTCAATCAGCTCAAACTGTTTGCCAGCCTGCTGCGTGACGGACGCTGGCACGGTGCCGTGGTCGATACCGCACTCCCGGAGCGCCAGCCCTTGCCCCGCGCAGACCTTCGTCTGCGGCGCATCGGACTCGGCCCGGTGGCGGTGTTCGGTGCGAGCAACTTCCCCCTCGCCTTCTCGGTCGCCGGCGGCGATACCGCTTCTGCGTTGGCGGCCGGTTGCCCGGTCATCGTCAAAGCACACCCGGCTCACCTGGGCACCAGCGAACTGGTGGGGCGCGTGATTCAGAAAGCCGCGCGCGATACCGGCATGCCAGAAGGCGTGTTCTCATTGCTGATCGATAAAGACATTGCTGTCGGCCAGGCGCTGGTCAGTCACCCGTTGATTCAAGCCGTGGGCTTCACTGGCTCCCGTCGTGGCGGTCTGGCGCTGGTGTCGGCCGCTCAGGCGCGTCCGGTGCCGATCCCGGTGTATGCCGAGATGAGCAGCATCAACCCGGTGTTCCTGCTGCCCGCCGCTTTGCTGGCCCGCGCCGAAACTATCGCCAAGGGTTTTGTCGAATCGCTGGTCATGGGCGCGGGGCAGTTCTGCACCAACCCCGGCATTCTGCTGGCACTGGAAAGCGACGCGCTGGAAACCTTCGTGTCGGCATCGGCCAAGGCGCTGTCCGAGAAACTACCGACCACCATGCTGACGCCGAACATCCACGGCGCTTACTGCAACGGTCTGAATAATCTGCACAGCGCGCAAGGCGTGACGCTGGTAGCGGAAGGTCAGGAGGCCGAAGGTTCATTCCAGGCGCGCCCGGCCTTCTTCCGCACCGACTCGGCCACGTTCCTCGCCAATCCCGCGCTGGAGGACGAAAACTTCGGACCAAGCGCACTGCTGATTGTTTGCACCGACGTCGCCGATCTGCAGAGAGTCGCTGCCAGCTTCGATGGGCAACTGACCGTGACGCTGCAGTTCGACGACGGCGACGAGGCGACCGCTCAGTCGCTGCTGCCAATCCTGGAGCGCAAGGCGGGACGGATTCTGTTCAATGACTTCCCGACCGGCGTCGAAGTGAGTTATTCGATGGTTCACGGCGGGCCGTTCCCGGCAACCTCCGACAGCCGCAGTACCTCGGTGGGCGCCACAGCCATTGATCGCTTCCTGCGTCCCGTCTGTTACCAGAACGTGCCGGACTCGCTGCTGCCCCCTGCGTTGAAAGCCAGCAATCCGTTGAAGACCTGGCGCCTGGTCAACGGCGAGTTGTCAAAGGACTGA